In Pseudomonas sp. MTM4, one genomic interval encodes:
- the tnpB gene encoding IS66 family insertion sequence element accessory protein TnpB (TnpB, as the term is used for proteins encoded by IS66 family insertion elements, is considered an accessory protein, since TnpC, encoded by a neighboring gene, is a DDE family transposase.) yields the protein MIRIDAIWLATEPMDMRAGTDTALARVVAVFGAAKPHCAYLFANRRGNRMKVLVHDGVGIWLAARRLHQGKFHWPGIRHGSEVELDTEQLQALVLGLPWQRVGAAGAITVL from the coding sequence GTGATCCGCATCGATGCCATCTGGCTCGCCACCGAGCCGATGGACATGCGCGCCGGCACCGACACCGCGTTGGCGCGTGTGGTGGCCGTGTTCGGTGCGGCGAAGCCGCACTGCGCCTATCTCTTCGCCAATCGCCGCGGCAACCGCATGAAAGTCCTGGTGCATGACGGCGTGGGTATCTGGCTCGCCGCGCGGCGCTTGCACCAGGGCAAGTTTCATTGGCCAGGCATCCGGCACGGCTCGGAAGTCGAACTCGACACCGAGCAACTTCAGGCTTTGGTGCTGGGTCTACCCTGGCAGCGGGTCGGTGCAGCCGGCGCGATCACAGTGCTGTAG